A segment of the Micromonospora sediminicola genome:
CCGGGGCGAAGCCGCTGATCGCCCGCGGGACCGCCATCGGCGCCTGGGAGAAGTTCGACGTGGTCGACGCGGGTGGAGGCCTCTTCGGCCTGCGGGCCCGGGTCACCAACAAGTTCGTGACGGCGGAGAGCGCCGGCGCGAAGCCGCTGATCGCCCGCTCGGCCACCATCGGCGCCTGGGAGAAGTTCCAGATCGTCGACAACATCGACGGCACGATCAGCCTCAAGGCCTCGGTCAACGGCCGGTACGTCACCGCGCCGAGCACCACCTCCCCGCTGATCGCCAGCAAGACCACCATCGGCACCGCCGAGAAGTTCGACTTCGACGCCCCGGCCCCGATCGTCGGTGTCAAGGCGGTCGTCAACGGCAAGTTCGTGACGGCGGAGAGCGCCGGCGCGAAGCCGCTGATCGCCCGCTCGGCCACCGTGGGCGACTGGGAGAAGTACGAGGTGGTCAGCGTCGGTGACGGCTTCTTCGGCCTGAAGGCGCTGATCAACGGCAAGTTCGTGGCGGCGGAGAGCGCCGGCGCGAAGCCGCTGATCGCCCGCTCCACCTCGATCGGGCCGTGGGAGGCGTTCGACTTCCTCGACTACAACGCCGACGGCTCGGTCTACCTGCGGGCCAACGCCAACGGCAAGGCGGTCACCGCGGGCAGCACCGGCACCAGCCAGCTCATCGCCGGCCGCGTCATCGACTGGGAGAGCGAGACCCTCGGTCTGGGCGCCGGCGAGAAGTTCGTCGTCAGCGTGCTCTGACCCGTACCACCACACGGCGCCCGCCGGCTCCCTTCGGGGAACCGGCGGGCGCCGTCGTCGTCACGGGGTGACGGTGCTGCCGTCCACGGTGTTCTTGCCGTTGGTGTGTGCGCTGCCCAGCCGCGCCAGCAGCCCGGCCAGGTCGATGCCGGTCAGGTCGCTGCCGAGCTGGAGGCCCTGGGCGACGTTGCCGGCCACCGACTTGGTCAGCGACGACGCGCCGTCGGTGGAGATGACGGTCATCTTGTCGATCGCGCCGATCGGGGCGCTCGCCGCGCCGACCACCTCGGGCAGCACCTTGACCAGCAGGTCCAGGACCGCGGCCTCGCCGTACGCGGCGAACGCCTCGGCCTTGCGGGCCATCGCGTCGGCCTCCGCCTGGCCCCGGGCGAGGATGGCCGCGGCCTCGGCCTGGCCCTCCCGCTCGACCGCCTCGGCGATCGCGGACCGGCGGCGCTGCTCCGCCTCACCTTCCTTGGCGCCCTCGATCGCGTTCGCCTCGGCGAGCGCGGCGCGCCGGGCCCGCTCACCCTCACCGGTCAGCCGGGACTGCTCGGCGACGGCCTGGGCGGCGGCGATGGTGGCCTGCCGCTCGGCGTCGGCGCGCAGCACCGCCGCGTTGCGGGCCGCCTCGGCCTCCTGCTCCACCTTGTACCGCTGGGCGTCGGCCGGCTTGCGCACCTCGGTGTCGAGCTGGCGCTGCTTGAGTTCGGCGTTGCGCTCGGCCACCTTCTGCTGCTCGGAGAGGATCGCCTGGTCCCGCTCGGCCTGGGCGAGCGGCCCGGCCGCGGCCGACCGTGCCTTCGCCGCGTCGATCTCGGCCTGGATGCCGGCCTGCTTGAGCGACAGGTTCCGGTTCGCCTCGGCGATCGCCTCCTCGGCGAGCAGCCGCTCCTGCTCGGCGGCCTGGCGGGCCCGGGCCTCGGCGATGGCGGCGTCCTTGAGCACCCGGGCGGCCTCCGGCCGGCCCAGGTCGGCCAGGTAGGAGCCCTCGGCCAGGATGTCCTGGAGCTGGAACGTGTCCAGCACCAGGCCCTGGTTGGTCATCGAGTGCTCGGCCTCCTCGGCGACCGCGCTGGCGAACGCGGCCCGGTCCCGGATGACCTCCTCGACGGTGAGCCGACCGACGATCGAGCGCAGCGCGCCGGCCAGCACCTCGCGGGTGAAGTTGTCGATCTCGTCCTGCTGGTGCAGGAACCGCTGCGCGGCGGCCCGGATCGCGTCCTCGGTGCCGCCGACCTTGACGATCGCGACGCCGTGCAGGTCGGCGCGGATGCCCTGCTTGCTCACCGCGCCCCGGATGCCGACGTCGATCCGCCGGCTGGACAGGTCGAGGGACTGCAGCTTCTGCACCACCGGCAGGACGAAGACCGAGGCGCCGAGCACGACCTTCTGCCCGGACATGTCGGTGGAGCGCTGGCCGTCGGCGGTCTGGGTGGTCCGGCCCTTGCGACCGGTGACGATGAAGGCCTCGTTCGGCCCGGCCACCTTGATCCGGGAGAGCACGAAGAGGACGAGCAGGACGGCGAGGAGGACCGCGCCGCCGATGGCGACGAGCAGGGGCATGGGGGTTCCCGTCTGTGCTGAGGGATCAGTAGGTCTCGACGTGCACGCTGGTCTCGCTGAGCGCTTCGACCACGAAGATGCGGGCGCCGATCGGGATCGGTCGGTCGGCTCGGGCGTTGAGCTTCACCGGCTGCCCGGCGAGGCGTACCCGGACCTCGCCGTAACCGCCGGTCGGGATCGGCGTGACCACCAGGCCGATCGCGCCGGCCAGGTGGTCGCGGGTGGGGGTGGGGTCCGTGCGCATGGTGCGGGCCGCGCGGCTCAACCGGGCCGCCAGCCAGGCGGTGGGCACGGCGGCGAGCGCGCCGCCGGCCGCCGCCACCGCGATCATCCCGGAGGTACGCCCTCCGAGCAGCTCGTTGACGATCGCGGCGCCGAACCCGAACGCCCCGGTGAACCCGGCGACCGCCTCCAGCGACACCGGGCCGTCGACGTCCGGGTGGCCCAGGTGCAGCACTCCCGAGCCGAGCAGGGCCAGCGTCAGCACGCCGACCCCGGCTCCGCCGATGATCAGGAAGATGAGCGTCCCCGTGGCCACGACCTGCACGGTATCGACGTCGCGCAACATCGACTACGTGCAGCGAACGTCCAGCTTCCGTCGATCGACCGCTCAGCGCGGTG
Coding sequences within it:
- a CDS encoding flotillin family protein, with protein sequence MPLLVAIGGAVLLAVLLVLFVLSRIKVAGPNEAFIVTGRKGRTTQTADGQRSTDMSGQKVVLGASVFVLPVVQKLQSLDLSSRRIDVGIRGAVSKQGIRADLHGVAIVKVGGTEDAIRAAAQRFLHQQDEIDNFTREVLAGALRSIVGRLTVEEVIRDRAAFASAVAEEAEHSMTNQGLVLDTFQLQDILAEGSYLADLGRPEAARVLKDAAIAEARARQAAEQERLLAEEAIAEANRNLSLKQAGIQAEIDAAKARSAAAGPLAQAERDQAILSEQQKVAERNAELKQRQLDTEVRKPADAQRYKVEQEAEAARNAAVLRADAERQATIAAAQAVAEQSRLTGEGERARRAALAEANAIEGAKEGEAEQRRRSAIAEAVEREGQAEAAAILARGQAEADAMARKAEAFAAYGEAAVLDLLVKVLPEVVGAASAPIGAIDKMTVISTDGASSLTKSVAGNVAQGLQLGSDLTGIDLAGLLARLGSAHTNGKNTVDGSTVTP